A part of Prolixibacteraceae bacterium genomic DNA contains:
- a CDS encoding DUF2520 domain-containing protein, whose translation MSSHKIFNVSFIGAGNVATQLALNLYQKSYNIKQIYSRTLASAVLLSEQVEATPITQLEELSEEVDLVILSVSDKAMPLITNKLLLKETLLVHTAGSIPMDLLYHCSERIGVLYPTQTFTKTHHVKFDNIPLCIEANNHDDLAALLALSTDLSTKVNRVSSDQRKVIHLAAVFACNFSNHMLAIADELLSKESLSLDILEPLVEETIKKAFLLSPKEGQSGPAVRRDTNVIQDHLKRLENQSVFSDIYKKVTDSIQSI comes from the coding sequence ATGAGTAGTCATAAAATATTTAACGTAAGCTTTATTGGAGCAGGAAATGTTGCAACCCAATTGGCATTAAATTTATATCAGAAGAGTTACAATATTAAACAGATATACAGCCGAACCCTTGCGTCGGCTGTTTTGCTGTCAGAACAGGTGGAGGCAACTCCTATCACCCAACTCGAAGAGTTGTCTGAAGAGGTGGATCTGGTGATCCTCTCCGTTAGTGATAAAGCCATGCCTCTGATCACAAACAAATTGTTACTCAAAGAGACCTTATTGGTACATACCGCAGGGAGTATCCCTATGGATCTACTTTACCATTGCTCCGAACGTATTGGGGTCTTATATCCGACACAGACTTTCACGAAGACACATCATGTGAAGTTTGATAATATACCCCTATGTATCGAAGCCAATAATCACGATGATTTGGCTGCACTTTTAGCACTGAGCACAGATCTTTCGACAAAGGTCAATAGAGTATCGTCAGACCAGCGTAAAGTGATTCATCTGGCAGCGGTGTTTGCATGTAATTTTTCAAACCATATGTTGGCCATTGCGGATGAACTCCTATCCAAAGAATCTCTCTCACTAGATATCCTTGAACCACTTGTTGAAGAGACCATTAAGAAGGCTTTTCTTCTCTCGCCCAAAGAGGGGCAGTCGGGACCTGCGGTAAGGAGAGATACAAATGTGATCCAAGATCACCTGAAAAGATTAGAGAACCAATCTGTTTTTTCCGATATTTACAAAAAAGTTACTGATAGTATTCAGTCAATTTGA
- a CDS encoding HAD hydrolase family protein, with amino-acid sequence MGYFKEDLVHIKGFAFDVDGVLSKSIQTLDENGTPMRTTNIKDGYAIVQAVKMGYPVAIITGGRSEAVRKRFEALGVQDIFIGANDKVAALDQWMSKHELTNQQVLFIGDDIPDYDVMKRVGLPVCPKDAAPEIKAISRHISNYLGGEGIVRDMIEQVLKVQEKWVISKDTPWSSF; translated from the coding sequence ATGGGATATTTTAAAGAAGACCTTGTTCATATCAAAGGGTTTGCATTTGATGTAGACGGTGTACTTTCCAAGAGTATACAAACATTGGATGAAAATGGCACACCAATGAGAACGACCAATATAAAAGATGGTTATGCTATCGTTCAAGCTGTAAAGATGGGGTATCCTGTTGCCATAATAACAGGGGGACGATCAGAAGCGGTACGCAAAAGATTTGAAGCATTAGGAGTACAAGATATCTTTATTGGGGCTAATGACAAAGTAGCGGCACTCGATCAATGGATGAGTAAACATGAATTAACCAATCAACAGGTACTATTTATTGGCGATGACATCCCTGATTACGATGTAATGAAGAGAGTTGGATTGCCTGTATGTCCGAAAGATGCAGCACCTGAAATTAAGGCTATCTCACGCCATATATCTAACTATCTTGGTGGAGAAGGGATTGTTCGCGATATGATTGAACAGGTACTAAAAGTACAAGAGAAGTGGGTTATAAGCAAGGATACTCCATGGAGTAGTTTCTAA
- a CDS encoding Maf family nucleotide pyrophosphatase, whose translation MVLDNLKAYNIILASQSPRRQELLKGLNIDFTTEVRSVEEVYPDTLAPKDVPIFLSELKASVFNELADNDLIITSDTVVINQGNVLGKPSSREEAYEMIASLSANTHQVVTGVTIKTKQEVRSFASTTEVTFCALTDDEINFYIDQYKPFDKAGAYGIQEWIGYIGISEIKGSYFNVMGLPVQPLYQALKNI comes from the coding sequence ATGGTTCTAGATAATCTTAAGGCATACAACATTATTCTTGCGTCACAATCTCCAAGAAGACAAGAGCTTCTTAAAGGGTTGAATATCGATTTCACCACCGAAGTTAGATCTGTAGAAGAGGTCTATCCAGACACGTTGGCCCCAAAGGATGTGCCGATATTTCTTTCAGAATTGAAAGCATCCGTTTTTAATGAATTGGCAGACAATGATCTTATTATCACATCTGATACGGTGGTCATTAACCAAGGAAACGTATTGGGTAAACCTTCGAGTCGAGAGGAGGCTTACGAAATGATTGCCTCTCTATCGGCAAACACACATCAAGTGGTTACAGGGGTTACGATAAAAACAAAACAAGAGGTTCGATCTTTTGCATCCACCACAGAAGTGACTTTCTGTGCACTTACAGACGATGAGATAAATTTCTATATCGACCAATATAAGCCTTTCGATAAAGCGGGAGCATATGGCATCCAAGAGTGGATTGGTTATATCGGTATATCTGAGATAAAGGGCTCCTATTTCAATGTGATGGGACTCCCTGTACAACCACTCTATCAAGCACTAAAAAATATATAG
- a CDS encoding aminotransferase class I/II-fold pyridoxal phosphate-dependent enzyme, giving the protein MHIWKKLTTNQIKEHVFSALQKNVDYNERTILGVPASHLDEKVFNRDMAFLNDAPFLSSMVYNPNHIGCHTMGESEAFFAGTQEIEKELIEIVAVDILKSKPHQCDGYVASGGTEANMQAMWIYRNYFIKEHKAKHHEIAILCSDDSHYSMPKAANILNIPLISAKVDDNTRVVDEVALQQQMNEAKRNEIKHVVVIANMMTTMFGSVDHLTTYTDVLKKLDIDYKVHVDGAYGGFVYPFSAENPDLLLDNPEITSVTLDAHKMVQAPFGTGIFIIRKGWMQYATTEEAQYVQGMDATVIGSRSGANAISIWMILMTYGPHGWFEKIHLLNYRTTWLCTKLDELGVDYYRHPASNLVTMRASFIPEDIAHKYGIVPDTHDGEAQWYKIVVMSHVTVDHLLPFIEDLQEALKS; this is encoded by the coding sequence ATGCATATCTGGAAGAAATTAACTACCAATCAAATAAAAGAACATGTCTTCTCTGCACTGCAGAAGAATGTAGATTATAATGAAAGAACCATCTTAGGTGTACCAGCCTCTCATCTTGACGAGAAGGTGTTTAACCGAGATATGGCATTTCTTAATGATGCGCCATTCCTCTCATCGATGGTATATAATCCCAACCATATTGGGTGTCATACGATGGGGGAATCAGAAGCATTCTTTGCCGGAACCCAAGAGATTGAAAAGGAACTGATTGAGATTGTCGCGGTAGATATCCTAAAGAGTAAACCCCATCAATGTGATGGATATGTGGCTTCGGGGGGTACCGAAGCAAACATGCAGGCGATGTGGATCTATCGTAACTACTTCATAAAGGAGCATAAAGCCAAACATCATGAGATAGCTATCTTATGTTCGGATGACTCTCACTACTCCATGCCCAAAGCAGCCAATATTCTTAATATCCCACTAATATCAGCCAAAGTGGATGATAACACAAGAGTGGTAGATGAAGTAGCACTGCAACAACAGATGAACGAAGCCAAACGTAATGAAATAAAACATGTGGTAGTTATTGCCAATATGATGACCACCATGTTTGGTTCCGTGGACCATCTTACCACATATACCGATGTTTTAAAGAAGTTAGATATCGACTATAAAGTTCATGTGGATGGCGCTTACGGTGGCTTTGTATATCCATTTTCTGCAGAGAATCCAGACCTTCTATTAGACAATCCTGAGATCACGTCAGTAACATTGGATGCACATAAGATGGTGCAAGCCCCTTTTGGCACAGGTATTTTCATTATTCGTAAAGGGTGGATGCAATATGCCACCACCGAGGAGGCACAGTATGTACAGGGAATGGATGCAACAGTTATTGGGAGTCGTTCTGGTGCCAATGCAATATCTATATGGATGATCCTAATGACCTATGGTCCTCATGGCTGGTTTGAGAAGATTCATCTTCTAAACTATCGTACCACATGGTTATGTACAAAATTAGATGAGCTAGGCGTTGATTACTATAGACACCCTGCGTCTAACTTGGTAACGATGAGGGCTTCGTTTATTCCTGAGGATATTGCGCATAAGTATGGTATTGTTCCAGACACACACGATGGAGAGGCACAATGGTATAAGATTGTTGTAATGAGCCATGTGACAGTAGATCATCTTCTTCCATTTATCGAAGATTTGCAAGAGGCATTAAAAAGTTAA
- the map gene encoding type I methionyl aminopeptidase has product MSIVIKTPEQIEGIRKSSKLAGQVLQYIEPFVKEGVDTEYLDDLIRKFMEDNGAIPATLGYHGYPKSSCISLNNVVCHGIPSKDTVLKNGDILNIDVTCILDGYFGDTSRMYTVGEVTPKAQQLIDDTLHALNLGIQQVKPGNYLGNIGYVISRFARTRNYGVVYEFCGHGIGMEFHEDPQVDHASRKNSGPKLRPGMTFTIEPMLNEGRPKVEINEEDGWTATTIDGKLSAQFEHTILVTATGFEVLTDVKGDYPIS; this is encoded by the coding sequence ATGAGTATAGTAATAAAGACTCCAGAACAGATCGAAGGCATTAGAAAGAGTTCTAAATTAGCTGGTCAAGTTCTACAATATATTGAGCCATTTGTTAAAGAAGGGGTAGATACAGAATACCTTGATGACTTAATTCGTAAATTTATGGAAGATAATGGGGCAATTCCAGCTACCCTTGGGTATCATGGTTATCCTAAATCTTCTTGTATCTCTTTGAATAATGTGGTATGCCATGGTATTCCTTCGAAAGATACTGTGCTAAAAAATGGAGATATCCTAAATATTGATGTGACCTGTATTCTCGATGGTTATTTTGGAGATACTAGTCGTATGTATACTGTAGGTGAAGTGACTCCAAAAGCACAACAATTAATTGATGACACTTTGCATGCTTTGAACTTAGGTATTCAGCAAGTAAAGCCAGGTAACTACCTTGGAAATATTGGTTATGTGATCTCTCGTTTTGCACGTACTCGTAACTATGGGGTGGTGTATGAATTCTGTGGCCATGGTATTGGAATGGAGTTCCACGAAGATCCACAAGTAGATCATGCTTCAAGAAAGAATTCAGGACCTAAATTGCGTCCAGGAATGACATTCACTATTGAACCTATGCTGAATGAAGGTCGTCCTAAAGTAGAGATCAATGAAGAGGATGGGTGGACTGCTACAACTATCGATGGTAAGCTTTCTGCACAGTTCGAACATACGATTTTGGTGACCGCAACAGGTTTCGAAGTGCTTACGGATGTAAAGGGTGACTATCCTATTTCGTAA
- a CDS encoding PepSY domain-containing protein: MRKLLRSFKRRKLSAKLHLYFGLLLSLPLLVICITGSLLAFQGEFGRVIYPKHFTNQSSEVVVPLDDIIASFEGERVVNRVFLPNKHRETIAVMYEGENNYYFYNSNSGEFQAKMHNLRGIFKEVMILHRTFFIPKIGYDIVGVITFVFWFFILLSGLWLFWPKKGHFKTKMFRVRKKAFSHTSHKVFGFAFLIPLLVLGITGNFFTYSDPYIKLFKWFGPEEKKEVSLPEPTPTSNDYDPSKAASLTTVWEWIKEQKKQIPASYSTAFMMRNVATGRPIFVSYENYDDTYGLPKRVRLTLEAQTGKIISENHPEQMSDLRKYTSTIVYLHMGKIGGFGLKLLWFLSGLMGAWFCISGIRIWMKKRVR; this comes from the coding sequence ATGCGAAAATTATTGAGATCTTTTAAAAGAAGAAAACTATCGGCAAAACTTCATCTATACTTTGGACTTCTTCTGTCTCTACCTCTTCTTGTCATCTGTATTACAGGATCACTGTTGGCATTTCAAGGAGAGTTTGGTCGTGTTATTTATCCCAAACACTTCACCAACCAATCCTCAGAGGTGGTCGTTCCATTAGATGATATCATTGCTTCTTTTGAAGGAGAGAGAGTTGTCAATAGAGTATTTCTTCCCAATAAACATAGAGAGACGATTGCTGTCATGTATGAGGGGGAAAACAACTACTATTTTTATAACTCAAACTCAGGAGAGTTCCAAGCTAAGATGCATAATCTGAGAGGAATATTTAAGGAGGTGATGATACTTCATCGCACATTCTTTATCCCTAAGATTGGTTATGACATTGTTGGGGTAATCACTTTCGTATTTTGGTTTTTTATTCTTCTTTCGGGATTATGGCTTTTTTGGCCAAAGAAGGGGCACTTTAAAACAAAAATGTTTCGTGTTCGAAAGAAAGCCTTCTCTCATACTTCCCATAAAGTGTTTGGATTTGCATTCTTGATTCCACTACTAGTTTTAGGAATTACAGGCAACTTTTTCACCTATTCTGATCCATATATAAAACTCTTTAAGTGGTTTGGTCCTGAAGAGAAAAAAGAGGTCTCATTACCTGAACCAACTCCTACCAGTAATGATTATGATCCGAGTAAAGCGGCCTCTTTGACCACCGTATGGGAGTGGATAAAAGAGCAAAAAAAACAGATCCCAGCCTCGTATAGTACTGCCTTCATGATGCGTAATGTAGCTACAGGTCGACCTATATTCGTAAGTTATGAGAATTATGACGACACCTATGGCCTTCCTAAAAGGGTGCGTCTCACACTAGAAGCGCAAACAGGAAAGATCATATCCGAGAATCATCCAGAGCAGATGAGTGATTTGAGAAAATACACTTCAACCATTGTCTATCTTCATATGGGAAAAATTGGTGGTTTTGGATTAAAACTGCTTTGGTTCCTATCAGGTTTGATGGGGGCTTGGTTTTGTATTTCTGGTATTCGTATCTGGATGAAGAAAAGAGTTCGTTAA
- a CDS encoding TonB-dependent receptor, which produces MRLRILGLLFCLVVITPSYVMAQMILKGSVVTEDNKPLIGATVAEINTTNGVVTDNNGHFTLKTSQSDAQIQISFIGYKKQIFRVSELQKSPMVTMKEDGFNLDEIQVQASISNRRTLRSTPVAVAHIDVEDKLLESGADNLTSVLSGSVEGLQVFQVNGKAGSGTKFNVRSSASFSTMKDPIVIIDGVRMITSNYSDVTSSQDAMSALNDLNMDDVASVEVMKGPSAAASYGAEASNGVIIIQTKKGKTDKMSVTAKVSTVVSKSADDYSYLVNSGPINDFYQTGVGTNANVGISGRTQSDMSYYASINYRDAESFVPGNTDDRLGLRLNLDKKGKWYEWSVTSQYTNGKLSVPLTDGGRYSATWNLMRTVEPWPYLTEDAWNAIDIKYDNDRYIGGAKLKLTPFKDFHVWGNVGYDQNNVFGTNLYPYGYTYGSITKGQKKETNHTTKSMNIEFGADYLWRVNDISNFQFSVVSQTNRYYDRVNSINVQDFPSPGVDGIGTAGKVNGVSENVFEKRIQGYYGEVNYSYDDKLFLGAGIRRDQSNLIGENVASIWYPQVNAAYVWDDMKWADQFKVRGAYGESGRLPNPYDAQSTYIGTQTPTGSAYDYYIKGNPNIKPERTREFELGFDWTKSKQRVAFTSYFQKTTNSIIYTDLPPSEGWPTNQGKYAQNLGEIKGSGIELSYNGTLYQSSSDNLKVDFFANISYQTNEVLSTGGVVQNVWATTIREGLPVYAFYTSSNEATFDPSTGVYTGVSTTDPEYLGKPTPDYTGSFGFNIKMYKDLTLSALFNYALGFQVYNVTQRNIARATNDDGMSLNNYKPRAEAYNNMNQYTPGSSEYIYWANEYAANNGAQRGDFIQDGDFLRLSALTLSYDMTTLVKEKLKTDCFKSARISFTGNNLFLWTKYKGSDPEVDGNGASSYSRSATYTGIDWTTVPRARTFTTTLSLTF; this is translated from the coding sequence ATGAGATTAAGAATTCTAGGGCTTCTTTTTTGTCTTGTCGTTATCACTCCAAGTTATGTGATGGCACAGATGATATTAAAAGGAAGTGTAGTCACAGAGGATAATAAACCGTTGATAGGTGCAACGGTGGCAGAAATAAATACAACCAATGGGGTGGTAACGGATAATAATGGTCATTTTACTTTAAAGACGAGCCAATCGGATGCCCAGATTCAGATCTCATTTATCGGATATAAGAAACAAATTTTTCGTGTTTCTGAACTGCAGAAATCGCCTATGGTGACGATGAAAGAGGATGGGTTTAATTTAGATGAGATTCAAGTCCAAGCGAGTATCTCAAATAGAAGGACTTTGAGGTCTACACCAGTAGCTGTTGCTCATATTGATGTAGAGGACAAACTATTGGAGAGTGGTGCGGATAATTTGACCTCTGTATTGAGTGGGAGTGTCGAAGGATTACAGGTGTTTCAAGTAAATGGTAAAGCTGGAAGTGGAACCAAATTTAATGTGAGATCTTCCGCTTCATTCAGCACCATGAAAGACCCTATAGTGATTATTGATGGCGTTCGAATGATTACTTCAAACTATAGTGATGTGACATCTAGTCAAGATGCAATGAGTGCTTTGAATGACCTAAATATGGATGATGTGGCATCGGTAGAGGTGATGAAAGGACCATCTGCAGCAGCTTCTTATGGTGCCGAAGCATCTAATGGTGTGATCATTATTCAAACAAAAAAAGGGAAGACAGATAAGATGTCTGTCACTGCGAAAGTATCTACAGTTGTGTCTAAAAGTGCAGATGACTATAGTTATCTTGTAAACTCAGGGCCAATCAACGACTTTTATCAGACAGGCGTGGGTACCAATGCGAATGTAGGTATTAGTGGTCGAACTCAAAGTGATATGAGCTATTATGCCAGTATAAACTATCGTGATGCGGAAAGTTTTGTTCCAGGTAACACCGATGATCGTTTGGGCTTAAGGTTAAATCTAGATAAAAAGGGAAAATGGTATGAGTGGAGTGTTACTTCGCAATACACCAATGGAAAACTCTCTGTCCCTCTTACTGATGGTGGCAGATATAGTGCCACATGGAATTTGATGAGAACAGTGGAGCCATGGCCCTATCTAACAGAAGATGCATGGAACGCTATTGATATTAAATATGATAATGACCGCTATATCGGCGGAGCCAAATTAAAACTTACTCCTTTTAAGGATTTCCACGTGTGGGGGAATGTCGGTTATGATCAAAATAATGTTTTTGGAACTAATTTATATCCATACGGTTATACCTATGGTTCGATTACCAAAGGTCAGAAGAAAGAGACGAATCACACGACCAAAAGTATGAACATTGAATTTGGTGCAGATTATCTATGGAGAGTGAATGATATTTCCAATTTTCAATTCTCGGTGGTATCACAAACCAATCGTTATTATGATAGGGTTAACTCCATAAATGTGCAAGACTTTCCTTCGCCAGGTGTCGACGGTATTGGTACTGCAGGTAAAGTGAATGGCGTATCGGAGAATGTCTTTGAGAAACGTATTCAGGGTTACTATGGAGAGGTGAATTACTCTTATGATGACAAACTGTTTCTTGGCGCTGGAATACGTAGAGACCAATCGAATCTAATTGGCGAAAATGTGGCATCCATATGGTATCCACAGGTGAACGCAGCTTATGTTTGGGATGATATGAAGTGGGCCGATCAATTTAAGGTTCGTGGGGCTTACGGAGAGAGTGGGCGTTTGCCTAATCCGTATGATGCACAATCTACCTATATTGGAACACAAACTCCTACAGGTAGTGCGTATGACTATTACATCAAAGGTAATCCAAATATCAAGCCTGAGAGAACACGAGAGTTTGAGCTTGGTTTCGATTGGACAAAATCAAAACAGCGTGTAGCATTTACTTCATATTTCCAAAAAACAACCAATTCGATTATCTATACCGATCTTCCTCCTTCAGAAGGATGGCCAACCAACCAAGGTAAATATGCACAGAATTTAGGTGAGATAAAAGGTTCAGGTATTGAACTGTCCTATAATGGAACGTTGTATCAATCGAGCTCTGACAATTTAAAAGTTGACTTCTTTGCAAATATTAGCTACCAGACAAATGAAGTGCTTTCAACAGGTGGTGTAGTACAGAATGTGTGGGCTACCACTATCCGCGAAGGGCTTCCTGTGTATGCATTCTACACCTCTTCTAACGAAGCTACTTTTGACCCATCCACAGGTGTATATACGGGAGTGTCTACTACAGATCCTGAGTATCTAGGCAAACCAACACCCGACTATACTGGTTCATTTGGATTCAACATCAAGATGTATAAAGATCTGACTTTATCTGCCCTATTTAACTATGCATTAGGGTTTCAAGTGTACAATGTAACACAGCGTAACATCGCTCGTGCCACCAATGATGATGGTATGTCACTGAACAACTATAAGCCAAGAGCCGAAGCTTATAACAATATGAATCAATATACCCCAGGCTCTTCTGAATATATCTATTGGGCTAATGAGTATGCTGCAAATAATGGAGCACAACGTGGCGACTTTATTCAAGATGGTGATTTTCTAAGGCTGAGTGCTTTGACTCTGAGTTATGATATGACTACCCTTGTGAAAGAGAAGTTAAAGACCGACTGTTTTAAGAGTGCAAGGATCTCTTTTACTGGAAACAATTTATTCTTGTGGACCAAATATAAAGGATCTGATCCTGAGGTTGATGGTAATGGAGCAAGTTCTTATTCAAGATCAGCTACATATACAGGTATTGATTGGACTACGGTTCCAAGAGCAAGAACATTTACTACAACTTTGTCATTAACCTTCTAA
- a CDS encoding Cof-type HAD-IIB family hydrolase: protein MNNHTYKMLVLDLDDTLLTDDHKISIENKEALIKAQERGVYVVLASGRPTPAMLRYAEELELKKYGSFLVSYNGAIITDMASGETLFEQTLTKEEVHDLHSFSQDHKVDIITYVDGTIISERPSEYIDVEIGLTQMPHRIVPSFKDAVKTNMVKCIMLEEPTYLKSVADRLKAEKTDKSVSISKPFFLEVTPQGIDKAASIARLAQRLNIDQKEIIAVGNAGNDLSMVEYAGLGVWVDNVDEALRDKADVIVSSNNDHGVSEVVYNYLLK, encoded by the coding sequence ATGAATAATCACACCTATAAGATGTTAGTCCTAGATTTGGATGATACACTACTTACTGATGATCATAAAATATCCATAGAGAATAAAGAAGCATTAATTAAAGCACAAGAGAGAGGTGTATATGTTGTGCTAGCTTCAGGAAGACCAACCCCAGCGATGCTTCGATATGCAGAAGAGCTTGAATTAAAGAAATATGGTTCGTTTCTTGTTAGTTACAACGGTGCTATCATCACAGATATGGCTTCTGGAGAGACCCTTTTTGAACAGACATTGACAAAAGAGGAGGTACACGATCTTCACTCATTTAGTCAGGATCATAAAGTAGATATTATCACCTACGTGGATGGAACTATTATTAGTGAACGCCCTTCGGAATATATCGATGTAGAGATCGGATTAACACAGATGCCTCACCGCATTGTCCCATCTTTTAAAGATGCAGTAAAAACCAATATGGTTAAGTGCATCATGTTGGAAGAACCAACCTATCTTAAAAGTGTTGCAGATAGACTTAAAGCGGAGAAGACAGATAAGAGTGTATCGATATCAAAACCATTCTTCTTGGAAGTAACGCCACAAGGTATTGACAAAGCAGCAAGCATTGCTCGATTGGCACAACGTTTGAATATAGATCAAAAAGAGATCATTGCTGTTGGAAATGCTGGTAATGATTTGAGTATGGTAGAGTATGCAGGACTTGGCGTTTGGGTAGACAATGTGGATGAAGCTTTAAGAGATAAAGCAGATGTTATTGTTTCATCCAACAATGATCATGGCGTATCAGAGGTTGTCTATAATTACTTATTAAAGTAA
- a CDS encoding TonB-dependent receptor, translated as MKRLFCHLILFLLLCPFVVLSQNNIAQDTLQLNSVTITQKGKSKYVAGKSITRISSKDIHLSNVDNFGEMIIQKSAIYSQQQGRGGAMYLSIRGTGKNHTEAIWNGIPLNSPMYGTVDFSLIPTNVVDQASIYYGGSATGISNSNIGGTIELKTFPNLSDSFSGNIKASIGSFHTYNSDGNISYKLLPKLTANTRTFFSKSLNDFTFTNTSKVEPNEEGTAWVNPKETNDQGDWLTYGLLQEFFYQVNDHSRISAHYWGQDNDRSIPMASTNESSNDARENRSNTHSHRGSLRFFTNSLGWQWNLTSALSYEYNRFRFKNSDANAYSNDDISKSTNSYNRLNGYKDISNKLSLQVDLQYNYLSINTDQQIDNKPQEYTRIQKDVSAKMAYQFSTRISSSLSLQNQWNGTDYSGLIPFVGINILALDNQILEFSASVNRSYNFPTLNDQYAVPGGNPNLKQEDGWGYNVGLTNKSQIGAFSFDTYIEYYQSKINDWIAWEPTEYGYWTPMNKKEVLLYGVNIIHTSTWEANDKTTISGTLNYCYSKTLNHSIDNNMDQDTYNKQLPYTPLHTLSYDMSANYKQWSSQISWIWNSMQYSTTNNVVTEGYGVIDGYNVANIDISYHQTLKQKQQLTYTLSVYNLTNQTYESVVGLTMPGINFLFSINYQF; from the coding sequence GTGAAACGTCTTTTCTGCCACTTAATTCTTTTTCTTTTGCTATGTCCCTTTGTGGTTCTTTCACAAAACAATATAGCGCAGGATACACTACAACTTAATTCGGTCACAATAACTCAAAAAGGAAAGTCAAAATATGTTGCTGGCAAATCTATTACAAGGATCAGTTCTAAAGACATTCACCTTAGTAATGTAGATAACTTTGGGGAGATGATCATTCAGAAAAGTGCCATATACTCGCAACAACAAGGACGTGGCGGAGCGATGTACCTATCCATTAGAGGAACAGGGAAGAACCACACGGAAGCCATTTGGAATGGTATCCCCCTAAACTCTCCGATGTATGGAACCGTAGACTTTTCGCTAATACCAACCAATGTGGTGGATCAAGCTTCGATATACTATGGAGGGAGCGCGACTGGAATATCAAACAGCAATATAGGTGGAACCATTGAGCTAAAAACTTTCCCTAATCTTTCCGATTCTTTTAGTGGGAACATTAAAGCATCTATAGGTAGTTTCCACACCTATAATAGTGATGGGAATATTTCTTACAAATTACTTCCTAAACTAACCGCAAACACCAGAACATTCTTCAGTAAATCTCTCAATGACTTTACTTTCACTAACACCTCAAAAGTGGAACCTAATGAGGAAGGGACAGCTTGGGTTAACCCTAAAGAAACGAATGACCAAGGAGATTGGTTAACATATGGACTACTTCAAGAGTTTTTTTATCAAGTAAATGATCATAGTCGGATCTCAGCACACTACTGGGGACAAGACAATGATCGATCTATTCCGATGGCTTCAACAAATGAAAGCAGCAATGATGCCAGAGAAAATAGGTCTAATACCCATAGCCATAGAGGTAGTTTACGGTTTTTCACGAACTCTCTCGGTTGGCAATGGAACTTAACGAGTGCTTTAAGCTATGAGTATAATCGTTTTCGTTTTAAGAATAGCGATGCGAACGCATACAGTAATGATGATATTAGCAAAAGCACCAACTCATACAATAGACTTAATGGTTATAAAGATATTTCAAACAAATTATCCCTTCAGGTAGATCTCCAATACAACTATTTATCTATTAACACCGATCAACAAATCGATAATAAGCCCCAGGAATATACTAGAATACAAAAAGATGTTTCCGCCAAAATGGCATATCAGTTTTCAACTCGTATTTCGTCATCCCTATCCCTACAAAATCAATGGAATGGAACGGATTATAGTGGACTTATTCCATTTGTAGGTATCAACATCCTAGCTCTAGACAATCAAATATTAGAGTTTTCAGCTAGTGTCAATCGAAGTTATAATTTTCCGACGTTAAATGATCAATATGCAGTACCTGGAGGAAACCCTAATCTAAAACAAGAAGATGGTTGGGGGTATAATGTAGGTTTGACAAACAAAAGTCAAATTGGGGCATTCTCCTTCGACACCTATATTGAATATTATCAATCCAAAATTAACGATTGGATTGCATGGGAACCAACAGAATACGGATATTGGACACCAATGAACAAAAAGGAAGTACTTTTATATGGAGTAAATATTATTCATACCAGCACTTGGGAGGCAAATGATAAAACAACCATCAGCGGCACGTTGAACTATTGCTACTCCAAGACACTCAACCATTCCATCGATAATAATATGGACCAAGACACTTACAATAAACAACTGCCTTACACCCCCTTACACACGCTTTCTTACGACATGTCTGCCAACTATAAACAGTGGTCTAGCCAAATATCTTGGATATGGAATAGTATGCAATACAGTACTACGAACAATGTGGTTACAGAGGGGTATGGTGTCATTGATGGTTATAATGTTGCGAATATAGATATTTCGTACCACCAGACCTTGAAGCAAAAACAGCAATTAACTTATACGCTATCGGTATATAATTTAACAAATCAAACATACGAGAGTGTCGTCGGGCTTACCATGCCTGGCATCAACTTTCTATTCTCAATTAATTATCAATTTTAA